A single region of the Candidatus Methanomethylicota archaeon genome encodes:
- a CDS encoding CBS domain-containing protein, with translation MYVKDIMNSNVVYVEAPGNREQILKKFFEKKVSGFPVVKKGTKQVIGIITREDFLKHIYEEQIALIMNPNVITITPETSIDNCIKIMLEKGFRRIPVVMNKELVGIITVGDIVHKVLIKSSSNIKVKDLMNPILITCWHNTPLNIVGRIMMFTKSNVILALNDDEQIVGIFSLTDLIKYVETKIEEKRSILKAGSEGQEWDWDTTSILYITKDKITLPKIPLHQVMVTPCITIRETASISECAIKMKKYDVDQLIVVNAKNEVQGIIFDIDLLKSL, from the coding sequence GAAATAGAGAACAAATATTAAAGAAATTTTTTGAAAAAAAAGTATCTGGTTTTCCTGTAGTAAAAAAAGGTACAAAACAAGTTATTGGAATTATTACTAGAGAAGATTTTTTAAAACATATTTATGAAGAACAGATTGCTTTAATAATGAATCCAAATGTTATTACAATTACACCTGAGACTTCAATTGATAATTGTATAAAAATAATGTTAGAAAAAGGTTTTAGAAGAATACCAGTAGTTATGAATAAAGAGCTTGTTGGAATTATAACAGTTGGAGATATAGTACATAAAGTTCTTATTAAGTCTTCATCAAATATTAAAGTTAAAGATTTAATGAATCCAATATTAATTACATGTTGGCATAATACTCCACTTAATATAGTTGGAAGAATTATGATGTTTACAAAGTCTAATGTTATATTAGCATTAAATGATGATGAACAAATAGTAGGAATATTTTCACTTACAGATTTAATAAAATATGTTGAGACAAAAATTGAAGAGAAAAGATCAATTTTAAAAGCAGGATCTGAAGGCCAAGAATGGGATTGGGATACAACTTCTATATTATATATTACTAAAGATAAAATAACATTGCCAAAAATACCACTACATCAAGTAATGGTCACTCCTTGTATTACCATTAGAGAGACTGCGAGTATAAGCGAATGCGCCATAAAAATGAAAAAATACGATGTAGATCAACTTATTGTAGTCAATGCAAAAAATGAAGTTCAAGGAATAATATTTGATATAGATCTTCTCAAGTCACTGTGA